In one Arachis duranensis cultivar V14167 chromosome 9, aradu.V14167.gnm2.J7QH, whole genome shotgun sequence genomic region, the following are encoded:
- the LOC107465991 gene encoding uncharacterized protein LOC107465991 produces MQETQSTIKNLETQVGQLSSRIPERPPNTLPSNIEVNPREECKVLIVDKEAKTKEGHAVEDLKENKAQEETGSALIHAPVVMKEPEVQHPLNMQKESKDKQIAQFLPVFKKLLINILFAEVLEKKPPYMACLKNAVSKKKALRGDETVVQTKECNALVQKKLPQKILDPRSFPIP; encoded by the coding sequence ATGCAAGAAACTCAGTCTACAATTAAGAACTTAGAGacacaagtgggtcagttgagcAGCAGGATACCTGAGAGACCTCCCAACACTCTCCCTAGCAATATAGAGGTAAATCCAAGGGAAGAGTGCAAGGTCCTCATTGTAGACAAGGAGGCCAAAACCAAGGAGGGGCATGCTGTTGAGGATTTGAAGGAGAACAAGGCTCAAGAGGAGACTGGGAGTGCACTAATACACGCCCCGGTGGTGATGAAGGAGCCAGAAGTACAACACCCTCTAAATATGCAAAAGGAGTCCAAGGATAAGCAAATTGCTCAATTCTTGCCAGTCTTCAAGAAGTTATTAATCAATATTCTTTTTGCCGAGGTGTTGGAAAAAAAACCTCCCTATATGGCGTGTTTGAAAAATGCAGTTTCTAAGAAGAAGGCTTTGAGGGGAGATGAAACAGTGGTGCAGACCAAGGAGTGCAATGCATTAGTGCAAAAGAAGCTACCTCAGAAAATACTAGATCCCAGAAGCTTCCCGATTCCCTGA